Proteins from a genomic interval of Chryseobacterium indologenes:
- a CDS encoding PorT family protein — protein MKKLLLASALTLSALSFAQVQWKSTRFGVTAGLNYSRVANAHNPSGPRYAFQGGALALIPVGKSNQFFIQPEVLYYGAGETGKDKDAKGKDGYDAVYANNYLSVPLYFKGYFSEAASEFFGLIGPRFNFLVNQNVKDAPVGRPYYDPDVTDPTQPSGVNGKAKNFNWGLALGVGYSYKRQLEVALKYDLGLSDTYPGLAKERGGTDKKKSEQVLALSLSYIFK, from the coding sequence ATGAAAAAACTTTTATTAGCCTCAGCCTTAACTCTTTCTGCTTTGTCATTTGCGCAAGTTCAATGGAAAAGCACAAGATTCGGGGTTACGGCAGGCTTGAACTACTCCAGAGTAGCCAATGCCCATAATCCTTCAGGCCCAAGATACGCTTTTCAAGGTGGAGCTTTGGCTTTAATTCCCGTAGGAAAAAGCAATCAGTTCTTTATACAACCCGAAGTTTTATACTACGGTGCCGGAGAAACGGGTAAAGATAAAGATGCTAAAGGAAAAGATGGTTATGATGCAGTATATGCAAATAACTACCTAAGCGTCCCTCTTTATTTTAAAGGATACTTTTCAGAAGCTGCATCAGAATTCTTTGGATTAATTGGTCCGAGATTTAACTTTCTGGTAAACCAGAACGTAAAAGATGCTCCTGTAGGAAGACCTTATTATGATCCGGATGTTACTGATCCTACACAACCATCAGGAGTAAACGGTAAAGCAAAAAACTTTAACTGGGGACTTGCACTGGGTGTCGGATACAGTTATAAAAGACAGCTTGAAGTCGCTCTTAAATATGATTTAGGTCTTTCTGATACCTATCCTGGTCTTGCAAAAGAAAGAGGAGGTACTGATAAGAAAAAATCAGAGCAGGTATTAGCCCTTTCTTTAAGCTACATATTCAAATAA
- the sucD gene encoding succinate--CoA ligase subunit alpha, with the protein MSILVNKDSKVIVQGFTGNEGTFHAGQMIEYGTNVVGGVTPGKGGSEHLGKPVFNTVADAVEKAGANVSIIFVPPAFAADAIMEAAEAGIKVIVCITEGIPVADMVKVKSYIADRDCRLIGPNCPGIITSEEAKIGIMPGFVFKKGKVGIVSKSGTLTYEAADQVVRAGYGISTAIGIGGDPIIGTTTREALELFINDPETEAVVMIGEIGGGLEAEAARWYKASGSTKPVVGFIAGQTAPKGRTMGHAGAIVGGAEDTAQAKMEIMRENGINVVDSPADIGATVAKVLG; encoded by the coding sequence ATGTCAATTTTAGTAAACAAAGATTCTAAAGTAATTGTACAAGGATTTACTGGAAACGAAGGTACTTTCCATGCAGGTCAGATGATTGAATACGGAACAAACGTAGTAGGTGGTGTTACTCCTGGAAAAGGGGGAAGCGAGCACTTAGGAAAACCGGTATTTAATACAGTAGCTGATGCCGTTGAAAAAGCAGGAGCAAACGTAAGTATCATCTTTGTACCACCGGCATTCGCAGCAGACGCTATTATGGAAGCTGCTGAAGCAGGTATCAAAGTAATTGTATGTATTACTGAAGGTATTCCTGTAGCTGATATGGTTAAAGTAAAATCTTATATTGCTGACAGAGACTGCAGATTAATCGGACCAAACTGCCCTGGAATCATTACTTCTGAAGAAGCTAAAATTGGTATTATGCCTGGATTCGTTTTCAAAAAAGGAAAAGTTGGAATCGTTTCAAAATCAGGAACCCTTACTTACGAAGCAGCTGATCAGGTAGTAAGAGCAGGTTACGGTATTTCTACAGCAATCGGTATCGGTGGTGACCCAATCATTGGTACAACCACAAGAGAAGCTTTAGAATTATTCATCAATGACCCGGAAACTGAAGCGGTTGTAATGATCGGTGAGATCGGTGGAGGTCTGGAAGCTGAAGCAGCAAGATGGTACAAAGCAAGCGGATCTACTAAGCCGGTTGTTGGTTTCATCGCTGGACAAACAGCTCCGAAAGGAAGAACAATGGGACACGCTGGTGCTATCGTAGGTGGTGCAGAAGATACAGCTCAGGCAAAAATGGAAATCATGAGAGAAAACGGCATCAACGTTGTTGATTCTCCTGCTGATATCGGTGCTACTGTAGCGAAAGTTCTAGGATAA
- a CDS encoding ABC transporter ATP-binding protein: MIYGTLFLTFLGALAAQVNPIVLKYTVDEVTNLTHLPHPMSEGIHILIVISVILLGKELLNIFINFGQKFYGEKIRINISSVLAQSAIDKILTYKVAYFNDENHESGKLQIRIDRGIESLTKLVQNFFIDILPLFSNAIIALIIMYMQNVYVGLVSTVIVPIYFYISALQAKKLSGVRRQLRNQREKKTSGLLNLINSIMVIKSFVREKFEGKKQYDLQMQLMESQMFTRRTNFIYDGLKTFIEQFGVVLIILLTVYLVLDQQMTIGAIMLHIMLFNNVSAPIRQLHRIYDDMNDAMIYAEGYFDILNADNETEPNGNFIEKDIKGTFELKNVDFTYPNGTQALHNVSMKIENGKTTALVGLSGAGKSTVINLLCKFYLPDSGEIVLDGVNLNDFENTFLRSDLGLVLQRNHIFQGSIEDNIRYGNMNATFEEIQEAAMKAYLHEQIMDLPDQYQHDATQLSGGQQQRIAIARLFLKDPPIIFLDEPTASLDAIATEQIKNSLDAIKEGRTVVIISHSLSQILDSDTIYVMKKGRVVENGTHDELYNRDGVYREIFDASARSLNLDKLVNTFKEN; encoded by the coding sequence ATGATTTACGGAACCCTGTTCCTTACGTTTTTGGGAGCATTGGCTGCGCAGGTCAACCCTATTGTGTTGAAGTATACCGTTGATGAGGTCACTAACCTGACTCATCTTCCTCACCCGATGTCCGAAGGAATCCATATTTTAATTGTAATTTCTGTTATTTTATTGGGAAAAGAACTGTTGAATATCTTCATCAATTTCGGACAGAAGTTTTATGGAGAAAAAATAAGGATCAATATAAGTTCTGTGCTGGCGCAATCTGCAATAGATAAGATTTTAACCTATAAAGTAGCCTATTTTAACGACGAAAATCACGAATCCGGCAAACTACAGATCAGAATAGACCGGGGAATAGAAAGTTTAACCAAGCTGGTTCAGAATTTTTTCATTGATATTCTTCCGTTATTCTCCAATGCAATTATTGCGTTGATCATTATGTACATGCAGAATGTTTATGTCGGGTTGGTTTCCACGGTTATTGTTCCTATTTATTTTTATATCAGTGCTCTTCAGGCAAAAAAATTAAGCGGAGTACGCAGGCAGTTGAGAAACCAAAGAGAAAAGAAGACTTCCGGGCTGTTGAATTTAATCAATTCTATTATGGTTATCAAAAGCTTTGTGCGTGAAAAATTTGAGGGCAAAAAACAGTATGATCTTCAGATGCAGCTGATGGAAAGCCAGATGTTTACCAGAAGAACCAACTTTATTTATGATGGTTTAAAGACTTTTATCGAGCAGTTTGGAGTCGTTTTAATTATTCTTCTGACAGTTTATCTCGTCCTGGACCAGCAAATGACAATTGGGGCCATCATGCTTCATATCATGCTTTTTAACAATGTTTCAGCTCCCATCCGTCAATTGCACAGGATTTACGATGATATGAATGATGCAATGATTTATGCTGAAGGATATTTTGATATTTTAAATGCAGACAATGAAACAGAACCCAACGGAAATTTCATTGAAAAAGATATTAAAGGGACTTTCGAATTAAAAAATGTTGATTTTACTTATCCTAATGGTACTCAGGCATTACATAATGTATCGATGAAGATCGAAAACGGAAAAACTACTGCCCTGGTTGGGCTCAGCGGTGCGGGCAAATCAACGGTCATTAATCTTTTGTGTAAATTTTATCTTCCGGATTCGGGAGAAATCGTCTTGGACGGAGTTAATTTAAATGATTTTGAAAATACTTTTCTCAGGAGCGATCTTGGGTTAGTTCTTCAGAGAAACCACATCTTCCAGGGAAGTATTGAAGATAATATCAGATATGGAAATATGAATGCCACTTTTGAGGAAATTCAGGAAGCAGCGATGAAAGCGTATCTGCATGAGCAAATTATGGATTTGCCGGATCAGTACCAGCACGATGCTACCCAGCTTTCAGGAGGCCAGCAGCAGAGAATTGCCATTGCCCGATTGTTTTTGAAAGATCCTCCGATTATCTTTTTAGATGAACCTACCGCCAGTCTTGATGCTATCGCTACAGAGCAGATCAAAAATTCTCTGGATGCAATAAAAGAAGGAAGAACAGTGGTCATTATTTCCCACTCATTATCCCAGATTTTAGATTCAGATACGATCTATGTAATGAAAAAGGGAAGAGTCGTGGAAAATGGAACGCATGACGAACTTTATAACAGAGACGGGGTTTACCGTGAAATTTTTGATGCATCTGCAAGAAGTTTGAATCTTGATAAATTGGTCAATACGTTTAAAGAAAATTAG
- a CDS encoding ABC transporter ATP-binding protein, with product MLKAEHIKKTYNAGKKVALDDFSIHVPKGSIYGLLGPNGAGKTSFIRIINQITQADSGEIFINGEKLNPTHIKDIGYMPEERGLYKNMTVGDQILYFAELKGMHKTDALNEAKKWFDKLNIDQWWKKKLSELSKGMAQKIQFVVTVLHRPHLLILDEPFSGFDPVNANLIKDQIIDLKNNGTTIILSTHRMESVEEMCDYVALINNSKKIIDGRVFDVREKFKKNIFGITLSEINNEQFENFRERYEIFNFSNENNLVSFDLKNETDQNHILLDLVRVGKVRSFDERIPSMNEVFINAVSNHS from the coding sequence ATGTTAAAAGCTGAACATATTAAAAAGACCTATAATGCCGGTAAAAAGGTCGCCCTGGATGATTTCAGCATCCACGTTCCCAAAGGCAGCATTTATGGCCTTTTAGGACCCAACGGAGCCGGAAAGACATCCTTTATCCGTATTATCAACCAAATTACTCAGGCAGACTCAGGAGAAATCTTCATTAATGGGGAAAAACTGAATCCCACACATATTAAAGATATCGGATATATGCCGGAAGAGAGAGGCCTGTATAAAAATATGACTGTAGGTGATCAGATCCTTTACTTTGCAGAACTTAAAGGAATGCATAAAACTGATGCGCTGAATGAAGCCAAAAAATGGTTTGATAAACTTAATATCGACCAGTGGTGGAAGAAAAAGCTATCTGAACTTTCTAAAGGGATGGCACAGAAGATTCAGTTTGTAGTCACAGTACTTCACCGGCCACATCTTCTGATCCTCGATGAGCCGTTCTCAGGTTTTGATCCTGTAAATGCTAACCTGATTAAAGATCAGATTATTGATCTTAAGAACAACGGCACCACCATTATCCTTTCAACCCACAGAATGGAAAGTGTGGAGGAAATGTGTGATTATGTTGCGCTCATCAACAATTCTAAAAAAATTATAGACGGAAGAGTCTTTGATGTAAGAGAAAAATTCAAGAAAAATATATTTGGGATTACCCTTTCAGAAATCAATAATGAGCAATTTGAAAATTTCAGGGAAAGGTATGAGATATTCAATTTCTCAAATGAAAATAACCTTGTTTCCTTTGACCTGAAAAATGAGACTGACCAGAATCACATTCTTCTGGATCTTGTGCGTGTAGGTAAGGTGAGATCATTCGACGAAAGGATTCCCAGTATGAATGAAGTGTTTATTAATGCCGTAAGTAATCATTCTTAA
- the hemB gene encoding porphobilinogen synthase, which yields MIHSRNRRLRVNESIRGLVRETLLTTDDFVMPIFVMEGENMQEAIPSMPGIFRRSIDLTVKECKELFSLGVKAVNLYMKVSDHLKDNTGKEAWNKDGLMQNTIKAIKDAVPGMVVMPDVALDPYSIYGHDGIIENGKILNDATNDALARMSVSHAEAGADLVAPSDMMDGRVLVIREALEESGFTDVGIVSYAAKYASSFYGPFRSALDSAPKDDMEIPKDKKTYQMDFHNTREALNEVYKDIDEGADVIMIKPGLPYLDIVSKVREAIDLPIAVYNVSGEYAMVKAAAQNGWLDNDKTIIESLTCFKRAGADMIFTYFAKEAAILLNK from the coding sequence ATGATACATTCAAGAAATAGAAGACTTAGAGTTAATGAATCTATCAGAGGTTTGGTAAGAGAAACTCTTCTTACAACTGATGATTTTGTAATGCCAATCTTTGTAATGGAGGGCGAAAACATGCAGGAGGCGATCCCATCGATGCCTGGAATTTTCAGGCGAAGCATAGATTTAACAGTGAAGGAATGTAAGGAATTATTTTCTTTAGGCGTAAAAGCGGTCAATTTGTACATGAAAGTGTCTGATCACCTGAAAGACAATACAGGAAAAGAAGCCTGGAACAAAGACGGATTGATGCAAAATACCATCAAAGCCATTAAAGATGCCGTTCCGGGAATGGTTGTTATGCCGGATGTGGCCTTAGATCCCTATTCTATCTACGGACACGACGGAATCATTGAAAACGGAAAAATCTTAAATGACGCTACCAATGACGCATTGGCCAGAATGTCAGTATCCCATGCGGAAGCAGGAGCTGATCTGGTAGCACCTAGTGATATGATGGATGGGAGAGTGCTTGTGATCAGAGAAGCATTGGAAGAAAGCGGATTTACAGATGTAGGAATCGTAAGCTATGCAGCTAAATATGCAAGTTCATTCTACGGACCTTTCAGAAGTGCTCTGGACAGCGCTCCAAAAGACGACATGGAAATTCCGAAGGATAAAAAAACATATCAGATGGACTTCCACAATACCCGTGAAGCTTTAAACGAAGTCTATAAAGATATCGACGAAGGTGCCGATGTGATCATGATCAAACCGGGGCTTCCTTACCTTGATATTGTTTCTAAAGTGCGTGAAGCGATCGATCTTCCTATTGCGGTTTATAATGTAAGTGGAGAATATGCAATGGTAAAAGCTGCAGCTCAAAACGGCTGGCTGGATAATGATAAAACCATTATTGAAAGTCTTACGTGTTTCAAAAGAGCAGGAGCAGATATGATCTTTACATATTTTGCTAAAGAAGCCGCCATATTGTTGAATAAATAA
- a CDS encoding DinB family protein, which yields MTTTATATKQFMTSDQLLEDWQGHRNLTRRVIEAFPEKDLFEFSIGGMRPFAKMATELISIGGPALKGIIENNMKAYSEEGFHPTTKEEILKKWDEETEVINHYFRQISEERFQETFNLFGEYEFPVYQNILYFIDNEIHHRAQGYVYLRSLGIEPPFFWERF from the coding sequence ATGACAACTACAGCTACAGCCACGAAACAATTCATGACATCTGATCAATTATTAGAAGATTGGCAGGGGCACAGAAACCTTACAAGAAGAGTTATTGAAGCTTTTCCTGAGAAAGATTTATTTGAATTTTCAATAGGCGGAATGAGACCTTTTGCAAAGATGGCAACAGAATTAATCAGCATTGGAGGACCTGCTTTAAAGGGAATCATTGAAAATAACATGAAAGCCTACAGTGAAGAAGGCTTCCATCCGACTACCAAAGAGGAAATCTTAAAAAAATGGGATGAAGAAACAGAAGTCATCAATCATTATTTCCGTCAGATTTCGGAAGAGCGTTTCCAGGAAACATTCAACCTGTTTGGAGAATATGAATTCCCGGTGTACCAGAACATCCTTTATTTTATCGATAATGAGATCCACCACCGTGCCCAAGGCTATGTGTACCTTAGATCTTTAGGTATCGAGCCTCCTTTCTTCTGGGAAAGATTTTAA
- a CDS encoding TM2 domain-containing protein, whose product MENYGYTKTENTASQQNDIPYRSEKKLPAALLGILVGWLALNKFYLGYTKEGIIQLVLNIVTCGIASVIPFIEGILYLFMTDKQFDDTYVYGRKGWL is encoded by the coding sequence ATGGAAAATTACGGCTATACTAAAACAGAAAATACCGCCAGTCAGCAAAACGATATTCCTTACCGCTCAGAAAAGAAACTTCCTGCGGCCCTGTTGGGAATTCTTGTAGGTTGGCTGGCTTTAAATAAATTTTATCTAGGATATACCAAAGAAGGTATTATCCAATTGGTCCTGAACATTGTGACTTGTGGCATTGCTTCTGTCATTCCTTTTATTGAAGGGATTTTATACCTGTTTATGACTGACAAACAATTTGATGACACCTATGTATACGGAAGAAAAGGCTGGCTATAG
- a CDS encoding T9SS type A sorting domain-containing protein, giving the protein MKKLLLLILFLGTFVGFSNNMQAQLKEPGSITQKADDGVLLAYPNPAKDFLIIKAKDSSLRIKSVTFYSILGMQVANYTVNMNSGEINIEKLKPGKYLIRYILSDNTQKVTQIVKQ; this is encoded by the coding sequence ATGAAAAAACTTTTACTTTTAATTTTATTTTTAGGCACTTTTGTTGGGTTTTCCAACAATATGCAAGCTCAGCTAAAAGAGCCGGGATCCATCACTCAGAAAGCTGATGATGGTGTATTGCTTGCCTATCCAAATCCTGCAAAGGATTTCCTTATCATTAAGGCAAAGGATTCTTCTTTAAGAATCAAAAGCGTGACTTTTTATTCAATTTTGGGTATGCAGGTCGCCAATTATACAGTCAATATGAATTCCGGAGAGATTAATATTGAAAAATTAAAACCCGGAAAATATCTGATTCGCTATATTTTAAGTGACAATACGCAAAAAGTTACTCAAATCGTGAAACAATAA
- a CDS encoding ABC transporter permease, whose amino-acid sequence MNNIFLITKREFLTQVKKKSFIILTLLAPVLIIAFGAVIGLMFKANESHSIIEVVDKSGLFTNQFKSNDKVDYAFVSAADEKSKINTLKSNESIAGILILPELKNNNFDELETGARLVVNSKIGLDTKQKIVSDISNVIKKEKIKHLGIQEAQLIDLDKGFSLKTINVSDNNKEDSDLAFGVKTGLSMILMYVTFMFIIIYGVRVMRSVLEEKNNRVVEIIISSVKPFELMMGKILGVTLVALTQFVIWITMSVIGAIVLNTGFSPVPKNIPGGNEQMASKLDVSQLATQISHSLLEMNFPLIIFVFIIFFLLGYIFYSSIYAAIGSAVDNETETQQFTLFAVLPLMLGMYGSFSLMNNPDGPLGFWLSIIPFTSPVAMIARIPFGVPAWQIALSIVLLLGTTIFMIFLAGKIYRVGILMYGNKATLKEIWKWIKG is encoded by the coding sequence ATGAATAATATTTTTTTAATTACAAAGAGAGAATTTCTTACACAGGTTAAGAAAAAATCTTTCATCATATTGACATTGCTTGCACCTGTTCTGATCATAGCTTTCGGAGCGGTGATCGGACTGATGTTTAAAGCCAACGAGTCTCACAGTATTATAGAAGTTGTAGACAAAAGCGGACTTTTTACCAACCAGTTTAAGTCTAACGATAAGGTTGATTATGCATTTGTATCAGCTGCAGATGAAAAATCAAAGATTAATACTCTAAAAAGCAATGAATCTATTGCAGGTATTCTTATTCTGCCGGAATTAAAAAACAATAATTTTGATGAATTGGAAACGGGAGCAAGATTGGTAGTCAACAGTAAAATAGGACTTGATACAAAGCAGAAAATCGTTTCCGATATCAGTAATGTTATTAAAAAAGAAAAAATAAAGCACCTAGGTATCCAGGAAGCACAACTGATTGACCTTGATAAAGGGTTTAGCCTTAAGACTATTAATGTTTCTGATAATAATAAGGAGGATTCTGATCTTGCTTTTGGGGTAAAAACCGGGCTTAGTATGATTTTGATGTATGTGACCTTTATGTTTATCATCATTTACGGGGTCCGAGTTATGCGAAGCGTATTAGAGGAAAAAAACAACCGCGTGGTGGAGATCATTATTTCTTCTGTTAAGCCTTTTGAACTGATGATGGGGAAAATCCTGGGGGTAACACTGGTTGCCCTTACTCAGTTTGTCATTTGGATTACGATGTCTGTAATCGGAGCTATAGTTTTGAATACAGGTTTTTCTCCAGTACCGAAAAATATTCCGGGTGGAAATGAGCAGATGGCAAGTAAACTTGATGTTTCACAACTGGCTACTCAAATCTCTCACAGCTTACTGGAAATGAATTTCCCGTTAATTATTTTTGTATTCATCATTTTTTTCCTTTTGGGATATATTTTCTACAGCTCGATCTATGCTGCAATAGGCTCCGCAGTAGACAATGAGACAGAAACCCAGCAATTCACTTTATTTGCCGTTTTACCGCTGATGCTGGGGATGTATGGAAGTTTCTCATTAATGAACAATCCTGACGGTCCGTTGGGCTTCTGGCTATCGATTATCCCGTTTACTTCACCGGTTGCCATGATTGCAAGAATTCCTTTCGGAGTGCCGGCATGGCAGATTGCCTTATCAATAGTGCTGTTACTGGGAACAACGATCTTCATGATTTTCCTGGCAGGAAAAATCTATCGTGTGGGTATTCTGATGTATGGGAATAAAGCTACCTTAAAAGAAATCTGGAAGTGGATTAAAGGCTAG